Within the Gloeobacter kilaueensis JS1 genome, the region TTCAGAGGCTTGATAAAAACGCGCTCCCGGTCGCTATGCAGTTGTACCGGGCAGGCAAACTGGTCAGGTGCTGAGAGCACACCCTCGTAGTCGAATACCCCCACCTCAAAGTTGAGGTGCCTGGGCAACGGCACCCCCGGCCCCTGGGGCGAGACGTTACAGTACATCTCCAGGCCAATCCAGTCTCTTCCTTCCTGCCGCACTGCCAGCGAAAGCGCAGAGGTGTCAGTGCTCAGCGTATGCCAGTGGACCACCGAGGCCGACCGGTCCCAGAGCGTCGCCGGAATACAGACCTGCCGGGGAATCCGCAGATGGGTGCGCAGTCGAGCAGTCCGGCTCTCGGCAGTGGTGTTCATGGGTGCTCCCGGTTCGTGCAAACAGATAAAGGGGCCAGTTCCCGGTTAAAAATAAATTACCGGTAAGTTGGTCGATTTATCGTAGTTAGTGCCCATTATGCTTGCACATCTGCGCTGAGATTGCAAGCTGTCTGCTGACAATTGCGCTCAAAAAACCGACAGCAGCCACAGACCGATCGCCGTTGCGGCAAGAAAAACCAGTCCCATCGCTCCGGCGAGGGGTTTGCCGCCCAGGCCGCTCACCCACTCTCTTACGGCACCGGTGGACCGCACGATCCCGTGGGTGTCGATGAGGGTCATCCCCCAGACCCAACCGGCGTGCAGTCCCCAGGCCAGATAAAGATTGCCCCCCGAGAGTATTCTTGCCAGCACCAGGACCATGCCCATTGCCCAGAGCCCCGGTAGTTCCCGCGCTGCCTCAGCGAATTTGTCGAGCTGCCAGATAAGGTGCAGTGCGGCAAAGACGAGGCTGCTGGCAACTGCTGCGGTCCAGGGACCGTAGGGCAAAAGGGTCTGGAACAGAAAACCGCGAAACAACAGCTCCTCGACTCCGCCCACAAAAAGCCCGATCACAAGCGGCAGCAAAAAAGGTTGCCCACCCAGGCGCACAGGCTTTATCTGTGCCCAACCCGCTGCCGTCTCAAAGCCAAACAGCAGCGCCAATCCCAGTGTTCCGAGGCCGAGCCCGGCAAGCACCTGCAACCCAGCCCGCCCGCCGGCATCTCCGAGGCCGTAGGCGGCAAGGGGAACGGCAAGCCAGGCACTGACTGCCCAGACAACGATCGGAATGATGAGGTAGAGGCTGAGCAGAAGCTTGAGCCTGTCAGCAAAAGCAATAGGCCGACCGGGCCGCCAGCCCAGCCGGATGAGCTGGGGCAGTGCCACCGGCAGCCAGAGGCCAAAGCAGCCTGCGGCGACGACAAAGACAAGCAGTAGCGGCGAGGG harbors:
- a CDS encoding CPBP family intramembrane glutamic endopeptidase, which codes for MPDAPSPLLLVFVVAAGCFGLWLPVALPQLIRLGWRPGRPIAFADRLKLLLSLYLIIPIVVWAVSAWLAVPLAAYGLGDAGGRAGLQVLAGLGLGTLGLALLFGFETAAGWAQIKPVRLGGQPFLLPLVIGLFVGGVEELLFRGFLFQTLLPYGPWTAAVASSLVFAALHLIWQLDKFAEAARELPGLWAMGMVLVLARILSGGNLYLAWGLHAGWVWGMTLIDTHGIVRSTGAVREWVSGLGGKPLAGAMGLVFLAATAIGLWLLSVF
- a CDS encoding NIL domain-containing protein translates to MNTTAESRTARLRTHLRIPRQVCIPATLWDRSASVVHWHTLSTDTSALSLAVRQEGRDWIGLEMYCNVSPQGPGVPLPRHLNFEVGVFDYEGVLSAPDQFACPVQLHSDRERVFIKPLNERSTEVSLRVRLHVPQRFRREPVLSNLTARYKLSFTILGALLGSGSNDDGWFDLELRGSEAQIGDGLQYLEQLGLQLWLEPVSLAESW